Proteins found in one Deltaproteobacteria bacterium genomic segment:
- a CDS encoding aminopeptidase (catalyzes the removal of amino acids from the N termini of peptides), translating to TQILLLWDKEEIGSDGATGAKSRFLEYALADILDAWEPHVQVRHALSRTKAVSADVHAPLDPDYQDVHDKYNASLLGFGPVFSKFTGHGGKYGASEADCEYVAWFRNLLSQDDIPWQMAEMGKVDEGGGGTVAKELAVHGMEIIDFGPGVLSMHSPFEISSKADLYATVQAYTAFYRS from the coding sequence ACCCAGATCCTGCTGCTTTGGGACAAGGAGGAAATCGGGTCCGATGGCGCCACCGGAGCCAAGTCCCGTTTTCTGGAATACGCCCTGGCCGACATCCTCGATGCCTGGGAGCCCCATGTGCAGGTCCGGCATGCCCTGTCCCGGACCAAGGCCGTGTCCGCGGACGTGCACGCGCCGCTGGACCCGGATTATCAGGACGTGCATGATAAATATAATGCCTCGCTTTTGGGCTTTGGTCCGGTATTTTCCAAATTTACCGGTCATGGCGGCAAATATGGAGCCAGTGAGGCCGATTGCGAGTACGTGGCGTGGTTCCGCAATCTCTTGTCCCAGGACGATATTCCCTGGCAGATGGCCGAGATGGGCAAGGTCGATGAAGGTGGCGGCGGCACGGTCGCCAAGGAGTTGGCCGTGCACGGCATGGAGATCATTGATTTCGGTCCGGGCGTGTTGTCCATGCACAGCCCTTTCGAGATCAGTTCCAAGGCCGACCTGTACGCCACGGTCCAGGCCTACACCGCGTTTTACCGCAGCTAG